TGCTAAACCATGTCCTAAACCCGTCGCTTCTTTCAGAATTTGCAAGTAGTGGCCTACGATTATCGGAAAGAAATCCATATGAAATTATTCTGTCCTATCGCATTGCCTGCAACTTCATACTGATTGAGAACAGCAGTAACAAAAGTGCCTCACTTCTCTCACCCCTGAATTTTGCTAAGGGTGGTGTCCTGCAACCTCTCGGGGAGAGCTGACCAGTAGAGGTTCTGAGTCACCCACTACACTCCCTCGGCCTCAGGGACAAAAGGCAGGGGTCCTGTAGGGATCCTGCCCTGGCTGGGGGGCTGCCCCTCGGCCGACCCTTGGTTCAGCCCAGGGTGTTCTCAGAACCTGCTGAGACTTTCTTCCTCCCTGCCCAGGCAAGTGTGGACCTTTCCTCAGTCCCCTCTCACTCTCACTGCATGCTGTAATTCTGGTTTTCATCCCACAGGTCAGACCGAGTCTTCAGAGAAGACCGAAGACTTGCTGGAAATGGTGAAAAAGTTGCAGAAAGGTCATGTGTCTCCTTGTGTCTGAGGCTTAACTTGAAGAGGTTTTAAAACAGGAAGATGTGGTTCAATCCCCGACCCCTCAACTCACAACCTTGGGAAATTATCCCATTGCACTTTCTCCCTCTTATACCATTTAGTTCTTTCAACCAAAAGCACGGCTTAGAAATTCAAGACATGTAAGCTACTCCCCAACACACAAATgcatgagtgcacacacacacacacacacacacacaccagccatcCATTTCCTTGACCCATAGGCCAGCagcaactatttttaaattttctggtattttttttaaaaaaatccattttcgGTGTATATTCTTTGTCCTTTTTTATATACAAATGGCAGATGGCAACACAAACAGCTTTGCACCTGGCTTTGCTTGTTGATGGGAGACTGGGAGCCAGCCTGCATCCAGTATCTACGTCAGGGTTGGGGCAAAGTACTGGCTGGGTTTGAGGTTGGATCTCCCTCTCCCCTAGTCCATCAGCAGCTTAAAATACTACAATCCACTGGTCtgttccaaataaatgaaaaccttCCTTTCCCTGACTCTGTGGCTACAGCACTGGAGCTGCTGCCTAGGCTAAAATTAGGTAGAGGAATAGGGGGATTGAAAATGTAGAGTGACCCTAACCTCCGTAAAACAAAGACCTCAGGGAGTCACGTCCTAATCAGCACCTTGGAGAGCACTCAGTCTCCAAGAATTCACAGGAGCTGGGGTTGGTGGCCTCCTAAAAATCCAGAAACTGACCTTCAGGATGTCTCGGGGTGGTAGTGACACCCAGCAAAGGTTGGGAAGAATTTCCCCTCAATTCTGCGCTTTCAACCTTGAAGCCAGAGAGGACGAGAAGGGCTTCCGCATTCAGAGTACTGAAATTTGGACTGTGCGAAGTTAGAGATGACTCCCTAAAGAGGCAGTGATCTTCCTGTCATTGGAGAATTTGATAGCTGTCAAAATGCAAGTGGTATCTTCCTCATATTTGAACACCAGAGTCCAGATACGCAGAAGCGACAACCCACCCTTCCAGGCTTTCCATGTGGTGGGGGTTTTCAGGAGGTGTCTACTGTCTCCCACCTCATTCAGAATTACATGCACAAGCCTCTGCCACAGCCCAGAAGACCCTGAGCCATCTGCCACCCCCTCCTCTCCACCCTGCCTCCTGCTACTCCGCTAGCTCACTAGACTCATGCCAGCCCTCCCAGGCCCCTTAGCCGAATGTTTTAGGCATATGTCTCAGTCCCTGCAGGGGCTTTGCATTCATGGTCCTTTCGCAGCATCCACTGCCACCAGCATTGACATCACAAATATTTGCTCAGTGtccatctttcccacccagaatGCAGGCCCTGCAAGGGTTTCTCTTGCATGCTCCATAAATGTTGATCGACAGCAGCAGAGACACAGTGCCGACACccaccctgctcctcctgcccaggaCAGCCAGGCACCTGCCGTCTCTGGCTCAATcttctatttccttctgcagagggaAGCCTGGAACCACAGATTGAAGACCTGATTAACCGGATTCATGAGCTTCAGCAAGGTAAACTCCAGGATCTAAGAAGGCCCGCTGGCCGAGAGGGGCATGGGCTGGGGAACCCCCCGCTGCATCACCTGTAAGATCCAGGCCCCTCTGGACTGTCTGAAGGTGGGTTTACAGCATCCCAGTCTGCAGGATACAGCAAGGCTGGAGGCCACCTCACACTGTCGCTTCGTCCTTTCTCTGGCCCAGCGAAGGAGAAATCCAGCGAGGAACTGGGAGAAGCCCAAGCTCTTTGGGAGGCCCTGCGTCGGGACCTGGACTCCTGTAAGTGGGACCAGCAGAAGGGCGCAGAGAGCTCGTGGCCAGTGCTGACCTCAGGGTCTCTGCGCAGGCTGTTCCCTCCACCTTTGATGCTTTCGTCCTACATAACCCACGTCACCTCGCGCTGTTTCGAGTCACCTTTCAGCTGAAATTTCACCCCAACAGGTCTACCTTGGCGGCCCCTTCTAAACACCAAATACCACCTTGTCTCGCACGCACCCCCAGTTTGGTTTATTTCTTCATAGCTTTCATTCCTGCTTGTCATGGTGTACTTTTGCATTTCTCATCCTCTCCCCATTCTACTGTGCACGTGCTACGCAAGGGAGTCCTGCAGTCCTTTACCCCTTCTTACAGGGCGTGTGGGCTCCCAGGGGGAAAAAGCTAGATCAAGATGGTCCCTAGCAGGAGATGGGTGCAGGGCCAGCAAGAAGACACTGCCCTCCCCTGAGGTTGTTTTATCTTCTGTGTAACCTGGGGCCTTCCCTTTGCATGAAATAGCAGTCTGGGAATAGGATGAGGCCCCTGGAGACTTAAAAGTGTCCCTGTGTTTTCCAGTGAATGGAGAGAAAGTGCACCTAGAGGAGGTTTTGAGCAGAAAGCAAGGTATTTACCAGCCCTTTCATCCTCATTATTCTACCCGGCGCCCCTACAAAAGCCTGAAGTTCCCAGGCAGCCAGAGGAATCCCCCTGAGATCAGAGGCGAGGTGCTTCCCTCTCTGCTCAGATCTGCCCCTCAGCTGCCACCTGACTTGGAGTAAACACTGAAGTCCCCTCAGTGCCCTGGCCAGTGTGCTGTGAGGCCCCCTTCTGCCCCATCTGACTCCTCAGAGCCCCCTGGTCCCTCTCCCCGCAGAGGCACTGCGGACCCTCCAGCTGTACTGCCAAAGGAAGGCAGAGGAGGCACAGAGGTAAGAGGTCCTGCCCGGTTCTTCCCCGCCTCATTTCCCGGCCTGAAGGAGGAGGGGGCAAGAGCTAGGGGAAAGAAATCCTGGACACACACTCATTTTCCCTTTGTATAAAATCGAGTGGCTAGATGAGAGCCTCTCCTGCTTATCTTTGATAAGTGGTAGTGTTCAGCTGAACTCATTTAATCATTCATTGCTAGTTTCTTTATCAAGTGGATACTAAATTCCATCCACTGGTATTATTTTAGGTCTTCCCCTATGGTTTATCCAGCTCTTCTGCCATCCAAAACATTTGTTTATCTGTCTGCTCATCTATGCCCCCAGCCACCCATTTACACACCCATCCATCTACCGACCCATCCAACCACTCTCCCATACATCCAACCAACTATCCAActctccagccagccagccagccattaATCTTTCCAGCCTTCCATCTAATCATCTTTCATCCAGCCagccattctttcttttctccacctTTCCAGTCATCCATGTAGCCATTCATTTCTTTACCCagccatccagccagccagccatctgtcAGTCTTTCCTGTAtttctccatccatccattatcCCTCCACTCATCATTTCTCTAACCAGACATCATCTCTCCAGCCTATCACTCACCTATTCAATTCACTGTCCAGCCACCTGTCCATCTGTCTTTCCATCCTTTGAACCTTTGCTTAACACATTCTTGTGACCAGAGGTCTCACACCCTGGGGCATCAAGATTTTAATAACATGGGAAAACCTGATGACAGATAGTTAAAGTGTATATATGCTTAATCACACCACACCTACCACTGTCTGAGGAGCAGATAGTGTTATCAACCAGTCCTCACAATGACAGTCCCACCATTTTACATGTGAGGAAACAGATCGACAGAGGTTGAATAACTTGTATAAGATTATAGTGGAATAGCAGATCCAGGCTTCAACCCTGGACTTTAGAATGTATGAAACTAAACCAATATACCCTTCACAGGGATTTCTTGGAAAGGCACGGTTTGATGGGAGACAGAATGGACAGGGTGAGAGTGTCAAGAAAGGCTCATAAGGTTcacacttgatttaaaaaaaggagaatgaTAAAGATTCTGAACAGACTCCCAGCCCCACTCCGGCTAGAAGGCTTAATGGCTCATTCAGAGACTGTAACTGagggttttctttcctttcccaggaACTACATGTTGGCAGAGCACACAGAGCAAATTTCTATCCAAAACTCTCAGATCACAGAGActcaaggacagaggaagctggggtAACCCTGGGGTGACCCTGGGTCTAGGGCTTGGAGTGGCCTGGTgtgggggatgggagtggggcTTGCCTGAGGGAGAGCTTGTTGGAAGGCAAGCTTGTTGCAAGGTGAGCTGTTGGATGCAAGGCCTGGAGGATAAAACCCATGAAGGGGCTCCTAGCAGAGGGAGCCCTAGGCACAGATCTGAAGCCCCAGACTGGGCCAGGCTGGGTGTCAGTCCTACCCTGTGCTTGCTTATTCCTGGATGTCGGCCCCTAGGTTGCCCATGGAAGAACAGCTGGAGGATTTGATAGGCCCACACAAGGACCTCTGGGAATTCCACGTGAGCCAGTATCATTGCCTCTGTTGAAGCCCCTCCTCCCCTGGCTCCAGCGTGTCTGCTGATGGGCCCAGGGTCCTCCTACTGCTCAGGCCCAACGCCAAGGGGTGGTCCTTGACTCCTTTCTTCCTGTCACCCGCTCAGCTCAGTCCACCCAGCCACCTCTCACCAACCCCCACTGCCGCACTCAGCCTCCGGCGCCCAGACTGTTGCCCTGGCCTTTGCTAAACTCGCTCCCCTCCTGCTTGCCTAGAGTACTCATCCTGCAGTAGTGAGTGGGAACTCTGACCCAGACATGGCCAGGCCATCCCTTCATTCAGCCAGTGTCTCTGGATGTGTCCAGCAGCACTCCAGAGGGGCCAAGTCTTTGCTGTCCCCAAGCTGGTTAGAGACACGGGGTGGGCATGCCCAGAgtctaaaacaagaaaataagtcGATGGATCCTGTAATGCCAGTGGGGAAGTCCTCTGTGAGCAGGTGTCATCTGAACACAGACATGGATTAATAAGCAAGGAAGCCATGCAGTTGTCAGAGTGCAAATGTCCCTGGGAGGGAACCTTGCCTGGTGTATTTAAGGAAGAGCAAACCATGGGGCTGGAGGATGAAATAGTGGGAAGAGGTGAGGTTTAAGAGGTACACGGGGACCTGGGGAGTGACTGAGGGGGAAAGCATCTCTCCCCGAgccccccaggccccagcagAAGCTGCACACCGAATGAATGGGTAGCTGAATGAAGGCATGAACCCACTAATTCAGATAAGGACTTTCCGAGAGACGCGGAGGAGGAGAGGACCAGGAGAGCTGCAGGGACAGGGCTCCTCTCTCTCCTAGCAGATGCTGAAGCGGCGACTGGCCTGGGAGATCCGTGCCCTGCAGAGCAGCAAGGAGCAGCTGCTCTTCGAAGGTGGGACTTGGGcccggggcaggggcggggccggggcggcccGCGGGAGCCCCGGCACCGCCCACGACGCCCCGCCCACCCCCAGAGAGGCAGGCGCTGGCCCGGCTGGAGGACGTGGAGCGGCGGCTGCTTGCGCAGCCCGAGGCCCCCGCCGCCCGGGCGGCGATCGGCGGGTGAGAGGgccggggaggtggggagggaccgAGCCCTGTCCCCAGCGCTGGCTCCCTGGAGGGCGGGGCTCCCCCCGCTCCCGGGCCTCCCGGCGGGCCCCCGGGATCCTCAGCGCTCCTTCCCCGCAGGCTGAAGGCGGAGCCGGAGAAACTCCGGGGGGAAGCCCCCGCCCAGACCCAGAACGCTGCAGAGGACCCGGCCGGCGCTGGAGAGGTAGAGAGCCGGCAGGCGCGCCGAGACAGAGCGGGCGGCCAGGGCCCCGGGTCCCTGCGGGAGGCGCGCGTGCGGGCGCGGGGCGTCCTCGGCTGGTGGGGACCGGGCCCGCCGCAGCAGCAGGCCTGACAcccgccccccaaccccagcaGGCCGGCCCCCAGCTCCCCAGTGAGGGCGACCTGGCGCCGCCGATGCAGCAGGTCCCGACGGCCGCCGCAGGCCAGTAGGACCCACCCGGCCCCATCTTCCTTCAAGCTCGCCCGGAAATAAAGGCCACGTTTGCGGACCGTGCTCCTCCTCTGCGggctgagtctgtgctctggggTCTTTAAGGGTCGGGGTCGTGCCCCCCTCCTCTCTTCGCCCGAGGGGGTGGGGCGGCCAGGCAGCCTGTGCCGGGCCTCGGCCGGGCTCCGCCCACCAGCCCCTTGGCGGGCTCGGGATGTCTCAGGGTCTGCGTGAGTGTCAAGGCCACTCCATTTCCTTGGCCTCATCTCGGATTCCTGAATTTTATCAGTAAGGGCTaagatgtgtgctcagtcatgtccgactgcaaCCCAggagctgtagcccgccaggctcctctgtccatgaatttctcccaagaatactgaaatgggttgccctttccttcgccaggggatcgtccccaaccagggatccagggAGTCTTTTGCGTCTCCCGCTTTGGcagtctgattctttaccactacgccacgggtggggggtgggggagggagcctAAAGGGCTAAAGGGGACTTGGCAAGAACTCACTGCAGGTCCTGTCAGTCTGCTGGGGTTCAGAGCAAAATCCCAGCCTGCAGAGCCCCTGCATTCCCCCACAGCTTCCTCCCAAGCCTCACCTCTCACATCCTCATGTGCGCTTCTAGCCGCACAGATGATTTTCCCCACTTCTCCCAGCACTTCGTCATCTCAGGGCCTCTGCCCTGCTGTGTCCTCAtctgggttgccgtttccccaGTCTTCCCAGACCACAGAGCCCGTTAAGGATATCAGCTGCTCAGGAGGCTGGCCTGGGGGCCCCACTTGCTACTTACCAAGCACTGTGGGTTTAATAAGCATTTGCTGAACATCTGCTTGTGCCCCAGGCTCTGCTGTAGGCCCTGCTGAGTTTAAATAGCAGGTGGGGGAAGATCTCAGTGAGGAAGTGGGCCAGATGAGGGAGGGTGCCCTGAGCAGCAGGGTTGGGTGGGCACAGGCTGAGTGTgtggagggagtgggggagggtaGCTGAGTTTGCTCTGTTTGAGGAGCATCTGGAGGAGGCCAGTGTGGTGACGCAGAGGGAGGTGAAGAGGGATGGGAGATAATGTCAGAGAATCCCTGGTGGGCCAGTTCAGATGGCTCTCGTCTCTCTAGACTATTCTGAGCACAAGACCTGGCACACAGCAACTGTTGGTAAATGTTGGCGATCACTTATGACGACGATGAGTCATTATATCCCAGCCCACCTATGTCACACAAATGGGGACAGCCCAGGGAGTCCGCCGACATCCCTTTCCTCCTAAGATTCGAATCCTGGCTCCCCTGGTCACTGAGTGACCTCAGGCAAAGTGTTTAATGTCTGCAAAACTCAGTTAGACACCAAAACTCTGCAAAACACCAAGTGCACAGAACTTATTATAAACCTGGTCAACTTCTTCCCAAATCTCCCCTGAACCCTTAGCTAAGTGAAATTGCCCCTCATGTGAATACAGTGTGATACACAAGGAGATGGTTGGCACGTGGGACTGCCTCTCTCAGACTGAACTCTGAAAGTGGAGACTAACTCGACCTGATTGGAGGAAACTCACATCTCAAAAGGCACAGAGAAAAATGCAAGTTCCACCACAAATGGCTTTTGTTTGCTAAGTTCAGAGGTTTTACAAATATCTGCAAGGTTTTTGAGATGAATAGGgtatgtttgctgctgctaagtcgcttcagtcgagtccgactccgTGACCCcgtaggtggcagcccaccaggctcctctgtccctgggattctccaggcaagaacactggagtgggttgccatttccttctccaatgcatgcatgcatgctaagttgtttcagtcatgtccgactctgtgcgaccccatggacagcagcccaccaagctcctctgtccatgggattctctaggcaaggatactggagtgggttgccatttccttctcccagggaatgTTTGGGACTTGGTAAAAAAGAATAGGTGGGCTTTGAATTGGTTCTGGAGCCACATGTCTGATGTTGTGAAGATTTGTAAGAAAAGTACAGTTTTTAATTCCTCAAAGGATTGGGCACACGTGAATGATATGGAAGCTGCCCTATTCACCCAACTACATTATCCTCAGTTTGCTTGTTTATATCAGGGAGAAGATTTTCAA
Above is a genomic segment from Ovis canadensis isolate MfBH-ARS-UI-01 breed Bighorn chromosome 14, ARS-UI_OviCan_v2, whole genome shotgun sequence containing:
- the LOC138418544 gene encoding uncharacterized protein encodes the protein MAGKLEPREVKLPEVVEDGEQFASSGLRLSERNPYEIILSYRIACNFILIENSSQTESSEKTEDLLEMVKKLQKEGSLEPQIEDLINRIHELQQGKLQDLRRPAGREGHGLGNPPLHHLEGEIQRGTGRSPSSLGGPASGPGLLEWRESAPRGGFEQKARGTADPPAVLPKEGRGGTEELHVGRAHRANFYPKLSDHRDSRTEEAGVAHGRTAGGFDRPTQGPLGIPREPVSLPLLKPLLPWLQRVC
- the LOC138418545 gene encoding synaptonemal complex central element protein 1-like, whose protein sequence is MGLEDEIVGRARSSCSSKVGLGPGAGAGPGRPAGAPAPPTTPRPPPERQALARLEDVERRLLAQPEAPAARAAIGGLKAEPEKLRGEAPAQTQNAAEDPAGAGEQAGPQLPSEGDLAPPMQQVPTAAAGQ